One segment of Pseudophryne corroboree isolate aPseCor3 chromosome 10, aPseCor3.hap2, whole genome shotgun sequence DNA contains the following:
- the LOC134966929 gene encoding putative nuclease HARBI1 isoform X1 encodes MYAPACVMSIFIAAEALPPQPTPALPPQPPAPQPQPAPHQPRQRRRARPPIFRTRVLLFGMPDDVVVRRYRLPPHLILDTLSIIESDLESEIRYPTAIPPLTQFLAVLHFLATASYQHVVGDLVGMSQGQFSKVLRHVCQAFLKRVKQFIDMPLDVGALDVVKRQFEEGGSRFPHVIGVVDGTHVAIQPPRHNEEIYRNRKLFHSLNVMVVCGPSLQILSLNAKFTGSSHDAYVIRQSGIWQRLRSSQRADMWLLGDRGYPCTPWLMTPYRNPRPGPQMAFNSALTATRQLVERTIGVLKGRFRVLHRTGGDIMYSPEMASKIVVLCAILHNIAVRSSVELPQAEELPDEEPGVVRHFGGGSVTRRGSQVRARIVAEYFS; translated from the exons atgtacgctcctgca tgtgttatgtcaatatttattgctgcagaagccctacctccccaacccacgccagcactcccaccccaaccgccagccccacaaccacagccggctcctcatcaaccaaggcaacggaggcgtgctaggccaccaattttccgaacccgtgtcctactttttggtatgccagatgatgtggtggtgcgtagatacaggctgccaccacatctaatcctagacactctctccataatagagagtgatctggagtctgaaattcggtatcctacagcaataccaccattgacacaattccttgcagtgttacattttttggctacagcctcatatcagcatgttgtgggagacctggttggcatgtcgcagggccagttcagtaaggtcctgcggcatgtctgccaggctttcctaaagcgggtgaagcaattcattgatatgcctttggatgttggtgccctagatgtggtgaagcggcaatttgaggaaggtggtagtcgcttcccacatgttattggggttgtggatggcacacatgttgctattcagccaccaagacataatgaagaaatttatagaaacaggaaactgtttcattctctgaatgtaatggttgtttgtgggccatccctccagatcctttccctgaatgcaaaatttactggaagttcacatgatgcatatgtcattagacaatcagggatatggcagagattaagatcaagtcaacgagcagacatgtggttattgg gagaccgtggatatccttgcaccccctggctcatgactccttaccgtaatcccaggccaggaccacagatggcatttaactccgcgcttactgccactaggcagctggtggagcgcacaattggtgtccttaaagggcggtttcgtgtgctccaccgcactggtggcgacatcatgtattcgccggagatggcaagtaaaatagtggtcctgtgcgcaatactacataatatcgcggtaaggagtagtgtagagcttcctcaggcagaggaattgcctgatgaggagccaggggttgttcgacatttcggtggggggagtgttacacggagggggagccaagtgagggcaaggattgttgccgaatatttcag ctga
- the LOC134966929 gene encoding putative nuclease HARBI1 isoform X2, whose product MYAPAILSLNAKFTGSSHDAYVIRQSGIWQRLRSSQRADMWLLGDRGYPCTPWLMTPYRNPRPGPQMAFNSALTATRQLVERTIGVLKGRFRVLHRTGGDIMYSPEMASKIVVLCAILHNIAVRSSVELPQAEELPDEEPGVVRHFGGGSVTRRGSQVRARIVAEYFS is encoded by the exons atgtacgctcctgca atcctttccctgaatgcaaaatttactggaagttcacatgatgcatatgtcattagacaatcagggatatggcagagattaagatcaagtcaacgagcagacatgtggttattgg gagaccgtggatatccttgcaccccctggctcatgactccttaccgtaatcccaggccaggaccacagatggcatttaactccgcgcttactgccactaggcagctggtggagcgcacaattggtgtccttaaagggcggtttcgtgtgctccaccgcactggtggcgacatcatgtattcgccggagatggcaagtaaaatagtggtcctgtgcgcaatactacataatatcgcggtaaggagtagtgtagagcttcctcaggcagaggaattgcctgatgaggagccaggggttgttcgacatttcggtggggggagtgttacacggagggggagccaagtgagggcaaggattgttgccgaatatttcag ctga